The following are encoded together in the Streptomyces rapamycinicus NRRL 5491 genome:
- a CDS encoding AAA family ATPase yields the protein MPAPDPASPAPGTPPAFVAIGPAGSGKSHVARELARRLRAAYLDKDSLAGDLVDASLELVGRRAGGREDDPTYVERLMPAEYKALFATAADNLRLGLPVVLDAPFAAYLADPDFLTTSADRASWPTGTPVVVVEVRTSEETVRTRLAQRGLPRDRAKLADWPTFWRQLGTQNCAWSGARHIVVDNDGEPDLDDVVALARSQQLSTFS from the coding sequence ATGCCCGCGCCTGACCCGGCGTCCCCCGCGCCCGGGACACCACCGGCCTTCGTCGCGATCGGCCCCGCGGGCTCGGGAAAGTCCCATGTCGCTCGGGAGCTCGCACGCCGACTGCGGGCGGCCTACCTCGACAAGGACTCCCTGGCCGGCGACCTCGTGGACGCCTCGCTCGAACTGGTTGGCCGGCGCGCGGGAGGCCGTGAGGACGACCCGACCTACGTCGAGCGGTTGATGCCGGCCGAGTACAAAGCACTGTTCGCCACAGCGGCGGACAACCTGCGGCTCGGCCTGCCCGTCGTCCTGGACGCGCCCTTCGCGGCATACCTCGCCGACCCCGACTTCTTGACCACCTCCGCCGACCGGGCCTCCTGGCCCACGGGGACACCCGTCGTCGTGGTAGAGGTACGGACCTCCGAGGAGACCGTTCGTACCCGACTGGCCCAACGAGGCCTGCCACGGGACCGGGCCAAACTGGCCGACTGGCCCACGTTCTGGCGACAACTGGGGACGCAGAACTGTGCCTGGTCCGGCGCTCGGCACATCGTCGTGGACAACGACGGGGAACCGGACCTCGATGATGTCGTGGCGCTCGCGCGCAGTCAGCAGCTCTCGACGTTTTCGTAA
- a CDS encoding LysR substrate-binding domain-containing protein, giving the protein MTCYSGHLQQWLDDGDLDLNLLYSLDGTPSLNARPLVSERLWAMAPAATGLHADRPVAFAEVWRWTACPGLRRRMQDARRPAGPVAGRG; this is encoded by the coding sequence ATGACCTGCTACTCCGGCCATCTCCAGCAGTGGCTCGACGACGGCGACCTGGACCTGAACCTGCTGTACAGCCTGGACGGCACCCCGTCTCTCAACGCCCGCCCCCTGGTGAGCGAGCGCCTGTGGGCGATGGCCCCCGCGGCCACCGGGCTGCACGCCGACCGCCCAGTGGCCTTCGCGGAGGTGTGGCGCTGGACGGCCTGTCCCGGCTTGAGGAGGAGAATGCAGGATGCACGGCGACCCGCAGGGCCCGTAGCTGGTCGCGGCTGA
- a CDS encoding Gfo/Idh/MocA family protein: MRCPRTAVLGARHWHVPLHVSAWGDTHDVVVVQDEEPDQVTDIAGRLDAAVYGEVGEALDAGPLDLAYVFVPHDRMVETCLALVERGIPFVVEKPGGTGPEDVERIRDAAAAAGVAATVPFVQRGGPVDHALSLAGAPTYQRTSFVAGPPERYHAAGCSWMLDPARSGGGCLVNLAPHFVDLFLQRSRARRVELVAAHLSASLHGEGVEDHATLVLAGDDGSEAIIEVGYAFPSSPAQRYCSYTSVGGRGYVDVGTSGDVSFTHTASGVTESKTIDVDSDPLYDVFVRQVADSWADGFAGLPTLDDLADTMSLIWAAYGRSSIASLEVSHG, translated from the coding sequence GTGAGATGTCCGCGAACGGCCGTGCTGGGTGCCCGGCACTGGCACGTACCCCTGCATGTCAGTGCCTGGGGGGACACTCACGACGTCGTGGTGGTCCAGGACGAGGAGCCCGACCAGGTCACCGACATCGCCGGACGCCTCGACGCGGCCGTTTACGGGGAAGTCGGCGAAGCGCTGGATGCCGGCCCTCTGGACCTGGCCTACGTCTTCGTCCCGCACGACCGCATGGTGGAGACCTGTCTGGCCCTGGTCGAGCGCGGCATCCCGTTCGTGGTCGAGAAGCCGGGTGGTACGGGGCCCGAGGACGTGGAGCGGATTCGCGATGCGGCCGCAGCAGCCGGGGTGGCGGCGACCGTCCCCTTCGTTCAGCGCGGCGGCCCCGTGGACCACGCGCTGTCCCTGGCCGGTGCGCCTACGTATCAACGTACGAGCTTCGTGGCCGGCCCGCCGGAGCGCTATCACGCGGCAGGCTGCTCCTGGATGCTCGATCCCGCCCGCTCCGGCGGGGGGTGTCTGGTGAACCTCGCGCCGCACTTCGTCGACCTCTTCCTGCAGCGAAGCCGCGCCCGCCGCGTGGAACTCGTGGCCGCCCACCTGTCAGCGAGCCTGCACGGCGAGGGCGTCGAGGACCACGCCACCCTCGTACTGGCGGGCGACGACGGCAGCGAGGCGATCATCGAGGTCGGCTACGCCTTCCCGTCGAGCCCCGCTCAGCGGTACTGCTCTTACACCAGCGTCGGCGGCAGGGGGTACGTCGACGTGGGCACCTCCGGCGACGTCTCCTTCACGCACACCGCGAGCGGTGTCACCGAGTCGAAAACCATCGACGTCGACAGCGACCCGCTGTACGACGTGTTCGTCCGGCAGGTGGCCGACTCATGGGCGGACGGCTTCGCCGGGCTGCCGACGTTGGACGACCTCGCCGACACAATGAGCCTCATCTGGGCCGCGTACGGGCGGTCTTCCATTGCGTCCCTGGAGGTCAGCCATGGCTGA
- a CDS encoding MFS transporter — translation MNILAGTVGHFIEWYDWYIYGLLAAVFSSQIFPGSSPAMSLISALLTYAVGFVVRPLSGVIISPLADRYGRRVVMAVAVGGMTAGSLILALTPPFSAIGYAAPLLFLLARVLQGISAGSESQSAIAYMVENGSTDRRGLFGSLSNAASGLATLAATGMGAIVTSTLSIHDLETWGWRIPFAIGGLLGVVGLLLRSRADESPAFEAAVEDSATDKKPEILRLRELLRRHPKALLQTAALSAPAVAYYTWATFLPTYAHLTTGRDLDSALAGNAIGLGLLVIIVPLCGALSDRIGRRKPFPIIGAAGMVVLFYPLLLLLQHPGFGVYVTVTVSGWVVLAIWQGVYPTIQAELFPAAVRVSGIGLAHQIVIATLGGTAPLIASSFVEAGHPMGVAVYMTAIVLICLIVYLTLPETGCQVTHTTDTTPPAASGSQVMLSITKPTASTKDTP, via the coding sequence TTGAACATCCTGGCCGGCACCGTCGGCCACTTCATCGAGTGGTACGACTGGTACATCTACGGCCTCCTGGCCGCCGTCTTCTCAAGCCAGATCTTTCCCGGCAGCAGCCCGGCGATGTCGCTGATCAGCGCCCTGCTTACCTACGCGGTCGGGTTCGTGGTGCGGCCACTGAGCGGCGTCATCATCTCCCCGCTGGCCGACCGCTACGGCCGTCGCGTCGTGATGGCCGTAGCAGTCGGCGGCATGACCGCGGGCAGCCTGATCCTCGCGCTCACCCCGCCGTTCTCCGCCATCGGCTACGCGGCGCCGCTGCTGTTCCTGCTCGCCCGCGTACTGCAGGGCATCTCGGCCGGCAGCGAGTCGCAGAGCGCCATCGCCTACATGGTGGAGAACGGCTCGACCGACCGGCGCGGCCTGTTCGGCTCACTGTCGAACGCGGCCAGCGGCCTGGCCACACTGGCCGCCACCGGCATGGGGGCGATCGTCACCTCGACCCTGAGCATCCACGACCTGGAGACATGGGGCTGGCGCATCCCGTTCGCCATCGGAGGGCTCTTGGGCGTCGTCGGTCTGTTGCTGCGCTCGCGCGCCGACGAATCCCCGGCGTTCGAGGCCGCCGTCGAGGACTCCGCCACCGACAAGAAGCCCGAGATACTGCGTCTGCGGGAACTGCTGCGCAGGCACCCCAAGGCACTGCTGCAGACCGCGGCTCTGTCGGCCCCGGCCGTCGCCTACTACACGTGGGCCACGTTCCTGCCCACCTACGCACACCTGACCACCGGACGTGACCTGGACTCCGCCCTGGCGGGGAACGCCATCGGGCTGGGCCTGCTGGTGATCATCGTGCCGCTGTGCGGAGCCCTGTCCGACCGCATTGGCCGCCGCAAGCCCTTCCCCATCATCGGGGCCGCGGGCATGGTGGTGCTCTTCTACCCGCTGCTGTTGCTCTTGCAGCACCCCGGATTCGGCGTATACGTGACGGTGACCGTCAGCGGCTGGGTGGTACTGGCCATCTGGCAGGGCGTCTACCCGACGATCCAGGCCGAACTGTTCCCCGCCGCCGTCCGCGTGTCCGGCATCGGTCTGGCCCACCAGATCGTCATCGCGACCCTCGGTGGGACGGCCCCGCTCATCGCCAGCTCATTCGTCGAGGCGGGCCACCCCATGGGCGTGGCGGTGTACATGACGGCCATCGTCCTGATCTGCCTCATCGTCTACCTGACGCTGCCGGAGACGGGCTGCCAGGTCACGCACACCACTGACACCACGCCCCCTGCGGCATCTGGAAGCCAAGTAATGCTCAGCATCACGAAACCCACGGCATCTACGAAGGACACCCCATGA
- a CDS encoding Gfo/Idh/MocA family protein, with protein sequence MSTTPLRVGVVGAGNIAHIAQLPTLVARDDVELDVLVSRREDPSELVRRWGFSTAVRTVEQALGRDLDALFVLTPRSEHVAGVRSALEADVDVFCEKPLATATSDAERLADLADEHERVLMVGFNRRFAPTYVAAREEFGDAGAAFCVAQKNRRGSEYRATFENAIHMVDLLRWFCPGEPVDVSAHAAGDDPWQEDGVSALIRFAGGGTGILTAARTAGAWAEKLDAYGAERSAEVVAPDTVTLTREGVSTVRSMSPEAFGWATATNTFGFAAAVHHFLDRVRDRGTPLTSGREAARTQALLDDILQAAGLPVKEQEGRTWSSHATR encoded by the coding sequence ATGAGCACGACCCCGCTGCGTGTCGGCGTGGTCGGCGCCGGGAACATCGCGCACATCGCGCAGCTGCCCACCCTGGTGGCACGGGACGACGTCGAGCTCGACGTGCTGGTGTCCCGGCGCGAGGACCCCTCCGAACTGGTCCGCCGGTGGGGGTTTTCCACCGCGGTCCGGACCGTCGAGCAGGCCCTGGGACGTGACCTGGACGCCCTGTTCGTGCTGACCCCGAGGTCGGAGCATGTCGCCGGCGTGCGCAGCGCGCTGGAGGCGGACGTGGATGTCTTCTGCGAAAAGCCCCTCGCGACCGCGACCAGCGACGCGGAGCGGCTCGCCGACCTCGCCGACGAGCACGAGCGCGTCCTGATGGTCGGCTTCAACCGTCGCTTCGCGCCGACCTACGTCGCCGCCCGCGAGGAGTTCGGGGACGCCGGCGCCGCGTTCTGCGTCGCGCAGAAGAACCGCCGCGGCAGCGAGTACCGCGCGACCTTCGAGAACGCCATCCACATGGTGGACCTGTTGCGCTGGTTCTGCCCGGGTGAGCCGGTCGATGTCTCCGCCCACGCCGCCGGTGACGACCCGTGGCAGGAGGACGGCGTCTCCGCCCTGATCCGCTTCGCCGGTGGCGGCACTGGCATCCTGACGGCGGCACGGACCGCCGGTGCGTGGGCGGAAAAGCTGGATGCCTACGGCGCGGAGCGCTCGGCCGAGGTGGTGGCTCCGGACACGGTGACCCTCACCCGGGAGGGTGTGAGCACCGTGCGCTCGATGAGCCCCGAGGCATTCGGCTGGGCCACGGCCACGAACACCTTCGGCTTCGCCGCCGCCGTTCACCACTTCCTCGACCGCGTACGTGACCGTGGCACGCCGCTCACGTCGGGGCGGGAAGCCGCCCGCACGCAGGCGCTCCTCGACGACATCCTGCAGGCCGCCGGTCTCCCCGTGAAGGAGCAGGAGGGCCGCACCTGGTCCAGCCACGCGACGCGCTGA
- a CDS encoding sugar phosphate isomerase/epimerase family protein, whose amino-acid sequence MRIIGHTLGTPEQTLPEALQLFASAGLEGAEVIYQNDYRSGLPIRDDAAAAEAARVADDLGVPVMGLSPYTTGINHEDPAQRRAALDELRSAIDCAHRVGATRIRVYAGSWGADRTDHAAHWERLRSALTELAPLAADAGVRLCVENHFGTMTQSAKDTARLIREVDSPAVRVLYDQANLTFTHDEAWPEALREQGDLIGHVHVKDLVFTDPNAPFVASETARVKADERAVRSRVVGEGVVPWAEILRAVKQNGYDDVLSLEYEYRWHPQDLPAPEEGFARSARALRALLDQAAGLTPAEVSR is encoded by the coding sequence ATGCGCATCATTGGCCACACCCTCGGCACACCGGAACAGACCCTCCCGGAGGCGCTGCAACTCTTCGCCTCCGCCGGTCTGGAGGGAGCCGAGGTCATCTACCAGAACGACTACCGCAGCGGACTGCCCATCCGGGACGATGCCGCCGCGGCGGAGGCGGCCCGCGTGGCGGACGATCTCGGCGTACCGGTGATGGGACTCTCTCCGTACACCACCGGCATCAACCACGAGGACCCGGCACAGCGCCGCGCCGCGCTCGACGAACTGCGGTCGGCCATCGACTGCGCCCATCGCGTGGGCGCCACCCGGATCCGGGTGTACGCGGGTTCCTGGGGCGCGGACCGAACCGACCACGCCGCACACTGGGAGCGCCTGCGCTCGGCACTGACGGAGCTTGCACCGCTCGCCGCCGACGCCGGAGTGCGCCTGTGCGTGGAGAACCACTTCGGCACCATGACGCAGTCCGCCAAGGACACAGCCCGGCTGATACGTGAGGTGGACTCGCCCGCGGTGCGCGTCCTGTACGACCAGGCGAACCTCACCTTCACCCACGACGAGGCATGGCCGGAGGCGCTGCGGGAGCAGGGCGACCTGATCGGGCACGTCCACGTGAAGGACCTTGTCTTCACGGACCCGAACGCCCCCTTCGTCGCCTCCGAGACGGCCCGGGTGAAGGCGGACGAGCGGGCTGTACGCTCCCGCGTCGTCGGCGAGGGCGTCGTGCCCTGGGCGGAGATCCTGCGGGCGGTCAAGCAGAACGGTTACGACGACGTCCTCAGCCTCGAGTACGAGTACCGGTGGCACCCGCAGGACCTCCCGGCTCCGGAGGAGGGCTTCGCCCGGTCCGCCCGCGCGCTCCGCGCTCTCCTCGACCAGGCCGCCGGTCTCACGCCCGCGGAGGTGTCCCGATGA
- a CDS encoding bifunctional 4-hydroxy-2-oxoglutarate aldolase/2-dehydro-3-deoxy-phosphogluconate aldolase, with protein sequence MRKLRTLNAICDTGTVLIVRLPTAEASYEVACEAIAGGIRAVEVTLTTPGALDVIRRLSEEYPEAEIGAGSVLDATSAYASIQAGARFLVSPQVDLGMLETAGRYQAVSICGAATPTEIVQAATAGADLVKLFPSSVLNRDYARAVLEPLGHIPLVPAGGVSPDNVSEWFDAGVAAVGVGSFITKAARRDDGGPHPVRAAAGTFLEAVADARA encoded by the coding sequence ATGCGCAAGCTGCGCACCTTGAATGCCATCTGTGACACGGGGACGGTGCTGATCGTGCGCCTGCCCACCGCCGAGGCGTCCTACGAAGTGGCCTGCGAGGCCATCGCAGGAGGGATACGCGCGGTCGAGGTCACGCTCACCACGCCGGGCGCGCTGGACGTGATCCGCCGGCTGAGCGAGGAGTATCCCGAGGCCGAGATCGGCGCCGGCAGCGTCCTCGACGCGACATCGGCGTACGCGAGCATTCAGGCCGGGGCACGCTTCCTGGTCAGCCCCCAGGTCGACCTCGGCATGCTGGAGACCGCCGGCCGCTACCAGGCCGTCAGCATCTGCGGTGCCGCGACGCCCACGGAGATCGTCCAGGCCGCCACGGCGGGCGCCGACCTCGTCAAGCTGTTCCCCTCGTCGGTCCTCAACCGCGACTACGCCCGTGCGGTGCTCGAACCGCTCGGACACATCCCCCTGGTCCCGGCCGGTGGTGTGTCCCCGGACAACGTGTCGGAGTGGTTCGACGCCGGAGTCGCGGCAGTCGGTGTCGGAAGCTTCATCACCAAGGCGGCGCGGCGCGACGACGGAGGACCGCACCCTGTCCGCGCGGCGGCCGGGACCTTCCTGGAGGCGGTAGCCGATGCCCGCGCCTGA
- a CDS encoding LacI family DNA-binding transcriptional regulator, protein MAEVSIDDVAARAGVHRSTVSRAFSRPEAVNAKTRKHVLEVAESLGYRVNPLAQALRRRASKLVPLIVPDITNPFYGELARTMAAAAADRGYQLVLCVTGGEVAQTNAYLTSLQEMYAPFGIVAPSTTVDLDELQNVALGSKVVVIDRVEEAQVPTVTVDSAEGIALAVDHLRGLGHRRIAYVSGISGAYTSKDRLAAYEGLAAELGMPAMVLDGGTGPDVGERAAQRLVDMAREERPTAVIAANDMVAFALISALGVRGVSVPDEVSVMGFDGLEFGARYNPRLTTVRQPIADMGVIAIDLAEKLLKDGETAHVVLAPDLLVRESTAEVPR, encoded by the coding sequence ATGGCTGAGGTGAGCATCGACGACGTCGCCGCCCGAGCGGGCGTGCACCGCTCCACGGTTTCCCGAGCCTTCTCCCGGCCGGAAGCCGTGAACGCCAAGACCCGCAAGCACGTCCTGGAGGTGGCGGAGAGCCTCGGCTACCGGGTGAACCCGCTGGCGCAAGCCCTGCGCCGTCGTGCGAGCAAGCTCGTTCCGCTGATAGTCCCGGACATCACCAACCCCTTCTACGGTGAGCTGGCGAGGACCATGGCGGCAGCGGCGGCCGACCGGGGCTACCAATTGGTGCTGTGCGTGACCGGCGGTGAAGTCGCCCAGACCAACGCCTATTTGACGTCCCTTCAGGAGATGTACGCGCCCTTCGGGATCGTCGCGCCGTCGACCACCGTGGACCTCGACGAGCTGCAGAACGTCGCCCTCGGCAGCAAGGTCGTCGTCATCGACCGCGTCGAGGAGGCACAGGTGCCGACCGTGACGGTGGACAGCGCCGAGGGCATCGCACTCGCCGTGGACCACCTGCGCGGCCTGGGGCATCGGCGCATCGCCTACGTGTCCGGCATCTCCGGGGCGTACACGTCCAAGGACCGCCTGGCCGCCTACGAGGGGCTGGCCGCGGAGCTGGGCATGCCGGCGATGGTCCTGGACGGAGGCACCGGGCCGGATGTGGGGGAGCGGGCCGCCCAGCGTCTGGTGGACATGGCACGCGAGGAGCGCCCGACCGCGGTCATCGCGGCCAATGACATGGTCGCCTTCGCCCTCATCTCCGCTCTTGGTGTGCGTGGTGTGTCCGTCCCGGACGAGGTGTCGGTGATGGGTTTCGACGGCCTGGAATTCGGCGCCCGGTACAACCCGCGACTGACCACCGTCCGCCAGCCCATCGCCGACATGGGAGTGATCGCCATCGACCTCGCCGAGAAACTCCTCAAGGACGGGGAGACGGCACATGTCGTCCTCGCCCCCGATCTACTGGTTCGTGAGTCGACCGCGGAGGTGCCCCGATGA
- a CDS encoding SDR family NAD(P)-dependent oxidoreductase, producing the protein MTAQPQIALVTGSSGGIGAATAERLHAVGATVIGCDRTAPDSLPKWLADFRELNVTDERAVRDTVNGIRAEYGAIDVLVHAAGVLGNEPDLLTTPSSEFARVMAINATGAFSVLREVGLVMKAQGSGSMVAVASVAAKEARRAYVPYNASKAAVLNICWSLALELGPDNVSVNCVCPGPVNTAMWAQLADRAGGGDPEGDRRARQARAAQIPMGRFAEPEEVAATIAFLTDPANRYLTGLSLDVAGGARLGMGS; encoded by the coding sequence ATGACCGCCCAACCGCAGATCGCACTGGTCACCGGGTCCAGCGGCGGCATCGGAGCCGCCACCGCCGAGCGACTGCACGCAGTCGGCGCGACGGTCATCGGCTGCGACCGCACGGCACCGGACAGCCTCCCGAAGTGGCTCGCGGACTTCCGTGAGCTCAATGTCACAGACGAGCGGGCGGTGCGCGACACCGTGAACGGGATCCGGGCGGAGTACGGGGCGATCGACGTCCTGGTGCACGCCGCCGGGGTTCTCGGCAACGAGCCGGACCTCCTCACCACCCCGAGCTCCGAGTTCGCCCGGGTGATGGCGATCAACGCCACGGGTGCCTTCTCCGTACTGCGCGAAGTCGGCCTCGTGATGAAGGCCCAGGGCTCCGGCTCCATGGTCGCGGTGGCATCGGTCGCCGCCAAGGAGGCCCGTCGCGCGTACGTGCCGTACAACGCCAGCAAGGCGGCCGTGTTGAACATCTGCTGGTCGCTGGCTCTGGAACTCGGCCCGGACAACGTGTCGGTCAACTGCGTGTGCCCCGGCCCGGTCAACACCGCCATGTGGGCCCAACTTGCCGACCGCGCCGGCGGCGGCGACCCCGAGGGGGACCGGCGCGCCCGCCAGGCCCGGGCCGCGCAAATCCCGATGGGCCGGTTCGCCGAGCCCGAGGAGGTGGCGGCAACCATCGCCTTCCTCACCGACCCGGCCAACCGTTACCTGACCGGCCTGAGCCTGGATGTCGCCGGCGGCGCCCGGCTCGGGATGGGCAGTTGA
- a CDS encoding integrase core domain-containing protein, with translation MVIQLIYLLACQTFRWLAPLARSDASKDTEILMLRHQLAIARRAQPRPRFSWSDRAVMAALLRIVSKQRRTQVALLVSPRSVLRWHARLIAWKWAYPSRRPGRPPKPEALRQLVARLARENPGWGYRRIHGELLGLGRDVAASTIWSILKQARIDPSPRRVDCSWAAFLKAQASAIVATDLCHIDTVFLQRWIVPFFIDHGTRQVHIAGITRHPTGPWITQQARNYLMDLGDHAKSIKFLIRDRGAYFTDNFDAVFHAIGVHVLPTLPRVPRMNAIAERWIGSRRREATDRILITGERHLRLVVSEYTDHYNQHRPHRTLGQRAPDRLTEPEPPTATDNTRVLRRDRLGGLIHEYTQVA, from the coding sequence GTGGTGATACAGCTGATCTACCTGCTCGCCTGCCAGACTTTCCGATGGCTTGCCCCGCTCGCCCGCTCGGATGCCTCGAAGGACACAGAGATTTTGATGCTCCGGCATCAACTCGCCATCGCACGACGCGCCCAGCCACGGCCGCGCTTCTCCTGGAGCGACAGGGCCGTCATGGCGGCACTGCTCCGGATCGTCAGCAAACAGCGGCGTACCCAGGTGGCCTTGCTGGTCTCTCCGCGATCGGTCCTGCGCTGGCACGCACGGCTCATCGCCTGGAAATGGGCCTACCCCTCCCGTCGGCCGGGCCGACCACCGAAACCAGAAGCCCTGCGACAACTGGTCGCGCGTCTGGCGCGGGAGAACCCGGGATGGGGATACCGCCGCATCCACGGTGAGCTCCTCGGCCTTGGACGTGACGTCGCGGCCTCCACCATCTGGTCCATTCTGAAGCAAGCAAGGATCGACCCGTCGCCGCGGCGTGTGGACTGCTCCTGGGCCGCTTTCCTCAAAGCCCAGGCCTCCGCGATCGTAGCCACCGATCTGTGCCACATCGATACGGTGTTCCTGCAGCGCTGGATCGTGCCGTTCTTCATCGACCACGGCACCCGGCAGGTGCACATCGCCGGCATCACCCGACACCCGACCGGCCCCTGGATCACCCAGCAAGCGCGCAACTACCTCATGGACCTCGGCGACCATGCCAAGTCGATCAAGTTCCTCATCCGGGACCGCGGCGCCTACTTCACCGACAACTTCGACGCCGTCTTCCACGCAATCGGCGTGCACGTCCTTCCCACACTGCCCCGGGTACCGCGGATGAACGCCATCGCGGAACGCTGGATCGGATCACGCCGACGCGAGGCGACCGACCGCATCCTGATCACGGGAGAGCGCCACCTACGCCTCGTCGTCAGCGAGTACACAGACCACTACAACCAACACCGGCCACACCGAACCCTCGGACAACGGGCGCCGGACCGACTCACCGAACCCGAACCACCCACCGCCACCGACAACACTCGCGTCCTTCGACGCGATCGACTCGGCGGCCTCATCCACGAATACACCCAGGTCGCATAG
- a CDS encoding LysR substrate-binding domain-containing protein codes for MFTLSQLESFVAVAETLHYGRAAERLSMTQPPLSRRIQLLERELDVELFDRIGRSVRLTAAGRAFLGDARRILGLSEQAALSLRRVPAGEIGTVALGFTASSAHSVLEAIVGGIHTRLPGVDLVLRERVSGTQMEELRSGELDLGLVRPPVPGTGLEHRPLHRETLLAAIPAAHPLAAPDRVPHVRDLDGEPFVMYSPAEARYFYEVLAGVFRSAGITPWYVHHVSQVHTILALVRAGLGLALVPRTAEALRLDGVILRPVTGIENEPVELVAAWHTNNDNPALHAVRNLVTDLAGHWQSGRGDDRTPRL; via the coding sequence ATGTTTACGCTGAGCCAGCTGGAGAGCTTCGTCGCCGTCGCCGAGACACTGCACTACGGCCGCGCGGCGGAACGGCTGTCGATGACCCAGCCCCCGCTGTCCCGGCGGATCCAGCTGCTGGAGCGCGAACTGGACGTCGAGCTGTTCGACCGGATCGGACGGTCCGTCCGGCTCACCGCGGCCGGACGGGCGTTCCTCGGCGACGCCCGGCGCATTCTCGGGCTGTCCGAGCAGGCGGCGCTGTCACTGCGCCGGGTGCCCGCAGGCGAGATCGGGACCGTGGCCCTGGGTTTCACCGCGTCCTCGGCGCATTCGGTACTCGAAGCCATCGTCGGCGGCATCCACACCCGGCTGCCCGGCGTCGACTTGGTCCTACGCGAACGAGTGTCCGGAACACAGATGGAGGAGCTGCGCTCCGGGGAACTGGACCTGGGGCTGGTCCGCCCCCCGGTCCCCGGCACCGGACTCGAACATCGCCCCCTGCACCGGGAGACCCTGCTGGCCGCGATCCCGGCCGCCCACCCGCTGGCCGCACCGGACCGGGTCCCGCACGTACGCGACCTCGACGGGGAACCGTTCGTCATGTACTCACCAGCCGAGGCCCGCTACTTCTACGAGGTACTGGCCGGCGTCTTCCGCAGCGCCGGAATCACACCCTGGTACGTACACCACGTCAGCCAGGTACACACGATCCTGGCTCTGGTACGAGCCGGACTCGGACTCGCACTGGTACCCCGCACAGCCGAAGCACTCAGACTCGACGGCGTCATACTGCGCCCGGTCACCGGAATCGAGAACGAACCGGTCGAACTCGTCGCCGCCTGGCACACAAACAACGACAACCCAGCCCTGCACGCCGTCCGGAACCTGGTGACCGACCTCGCCGGTCACTGGCAGTCTGGACGCGGAGATGACCGAACACCTCGGCTATGA
- a CDS encoding VOC family protein: protein MSLPAGFQHVDHVAFTVPDLGEAVTFFAEAFGAEELYRSTRGPDADFMPAHFEVPADAHLELAMLRMPPNLNVELFQWWSTDQRSDYPRHSDAGGHHLCFTVADVDTAVEHLRSHGARVLGHTKEVGPDSPRVAGNRWTYLRAPWGLLIELVDRSRVHSPPPLVGPDDWTGPSRTGKNL, encoded by the coding sequence ATGAGCCTGCCCGCAGGATTCCAGCACGTGGACCATGTCGCGTTCACGGTGCCCGACCTCGGCGAAGCGGTCACCTTCTTCGCAGAGGCCTTCGGCGCCGAGGAGCTCTACCGCTCGACGCGAGGGCCCGACGCCGACTTCATGCCCGCGCACTTCGAGGTCCCGGCCGACGCCCATCTGGAACTCGCCATGCTGCGCATGCCGCCGAACCTCAACGTCGAGCTGTTCCAGTGGTGGAGCACCGACCAGCGGAGCGACTACCCGCGCCACTCGGACGCGGGTGGCCACCACTTGTGCTTCACCGTGGCGGACGTCGACACCGCCGTCGAACACCTCCGGTCGCACGGCGCCCGTGTGCTGGGCCACACCAAGGAGGTCGGCCCCGACAGCCCGCGCGTCGCGGGCAACCGATGGACCTATCTCCGGGCGCCCTGGGGCCTGTTGATCGAGCTCGTCGACCGCTCCCGCGTCCACAGCCCGCCACCCCTGGTCGGCCCCGACGATTGGACTGGCCCCTCCCGAACCGGAAAGAACCTGTAA